From Halodesulfovibrio aestuarii DSM 17919 = ATCC 29578, the proteins below share one genomic window:
- a CDS encoding DHH family phosphoesterase, whose amino-acid sequence MSYFRNVKPQLDNLLEMFSRNERWLITINADPDAMGSAMALKRILSHRVADVDIARVNEITRPDNLAMVRLLRIPMVKLTPQVTAQYDKFAIVDSQPHHHPLFSELDYSIVIDHHPLNDDFPVTAEYKEILPGYGSNSTILTEYLYQLKIRPGKLLATALMYGIKTDTNDFERNFNEIDIRAFKYLSKYANHPLLSRIARSEMHYDWLDYFSRAITGIHKVGSGQYAFVGVVDNPDALVVIADFFMRVHEMRWVAVCGVYQDKAIVIFRGDGVNRDLGRFAYCQFSDIGSAGGHKALARAEIPIEELCGKDVEMFIFKRLVSPTRSRLVKCAKPAEDDIETMCE is encoded by the coding sequence ATGTCGTATTTTCGTAATGTAAAACCACAGCTGGATAATCTGCTGGAAATGTTCTCTCGTAATGAACGCTGGCTCATCACGATCAATGCTGATCCGGATGCGATGGGGTCTGCAATGGCGCTTAAACGTATTTTAAGCCATCGAGTTGCAGATGTTGATATTGCCCGTGTTAACGAGATTACACGTCCTGACAACCTTGCCATGGTTCGCTTGCTTCGTATTCCTATGGTTAAATTGACGCCGCAGGTGACGGCGCAGTATGACAAGTTTGCGATTGTAGATTCTCAGCCTCATCACCATCCCTTATTCAGTGAACTGGATTATTCGATAGTTATTGATCATCATCCGTTGAATGATGATTTTCCTGTTACTGCAGAGTATAAAGAGATTCTTCCCGGATATGGCTCAAACTCCACCATTCTTACAGAATATTTGTATCAGTTGAAGATTCGACCGGGTAAGCTGCTGGCAACAGCTCTTATGTACGGAATTAAAACTGACACAAATGATTTTGAACGTAATTTTAACGAAATCGATATCCGTGCGTTTAAGTATTTAAGTAAGTATGCAAACCATCCTCTGCTTTCACGTATTGCACGAAGCGAGATGCATTACGATTGGTTGGACTATTTCTCCCGTGCGATTACAGGAATACATAAGGTTGGCTCTGGGCAATACGCCTTTGTAGGCGTTGTGGATAATCCTGACGCACTTGTTGTGATCGCTGATTTCTTCATGCGTGTGCACGAAATGCGTTGGGTTGCCGTGTGCGGAGTGTATCAGGATAAGGCCATAGTTATTTTTCGTGGTGATGGCGTTAACCGTGACCTGGGGCGCTTTGCTTACTGTCAGTTTAGCGATATTGGTTCTGCCGGAGGCCATAAGGCATTAGCCCGTGCGGAAATTCCTATCGAAGAATTGTGCGGTAAGGATGTTGAAATGTTTATTTTTAAACGCCTTGTATCTCC